One Gordonia sp. SID5947 genomic region harbors:
- a CDS encoding hemerythrin domain-containing protein: protein MSTDAIVILKDDHKEIKKLFKDFRSAGPNATKTKGDIVAKIIEALTVHTYIENEGMYPAVREAVPEVEDDILESYEEHHVADLLVMELMTMKPDHERFDAKTTVLIENVEHHIEEEESEWFPEVRKALGRKELQELGEQLLELKAKAPRSPAQPSALKKTVDAIIK, encoded by the coding sequence ATGTCGACAGACGCAATCGTGATCCTGAAAGACGACCACAAGGAGATCAAGAAGCTGTTCAAGGATTTTCGCAGCGCCGGGCCGAACGCCACGAAGACCAAGGGCGACATCGTCGCCAAGATCATCGAGGCTCTCACCGTGCATACCTACATCGAGAACGAAGGGATGTATCCAGCGGTACGGGAGGCCGTTCCGGAGGTCGAGGACGACATCCTCGAATCCTACGAGGAGCACCACGTCGCCGACTTGCTCGTGATGGAGCTCATGACGATGAAACCCGACCACGAGCGGTTCGACGCGAAGACCACCGTACTCATCGAGAATGTCGAACACCACATCGAAGAGGAAGAGTCCGAGTGGTTCCCAGAGGTACGTAAGGCCCTGGGCCGTAAGGAACTACAGGAACTCGGTGAGCAGTTGCTCGAACTGAAGGCCAAGGCCCCGCGCTCGCCTGCGCAACCCTCCGCCTTGAAGAAGACGGTCGACGCCATCATCAAATGA
- a CDS encoding NAD-dependent epimerase/dehydratase family protein, which yields MTPTNDAADGLRVVVCGATGNVGTSVIAELLRHDEVAEVRGIARRPAQPASPKVTVTTADVARSDVRPLLRGADVVIHLAWLFQPTRHPAVTWENNVIGAIRVFEAAAAENVKAIVYASSVAAYSAADPDRHVDESWSTDGWGAAAYPREKAYVERWLDGFEARHPAVRVVRMRPGFIFKRTSATSQRRLFGGPFVPGRLARPQRLPVVPRIPGLSVQVVHTDDVAAAYVAAALGSARGAFNLGSEPAVDSDFLADYCDARCVAVPSRLVTAVLGIAWRCRLVPATPGLFDTVMHLPLLDSTRAREELSWNPREPRAVLDEFLDGLRAGAGAPTQPLAPDSPQRRLHEVRTGIGEHDT from the coding sequence ATGACGCCCACCAACGATGCGGCCGACGGCCTGCGGGTCGTGGTCTGTGGTGCGACCGGGAATGTCGGCACCAGTGTGATTGCCGAACTGCTCCGCCACGACGAGGTGGCCGAGGTCCGGGGGATCGCCCGCCGGCCTGCGCAGCCTGCATCGCCGAAAGTCACTGTCACCACGGCCGATGTGGCCCGCTCCGACGTGCGCCCGCTGCTGCGTGGCGCCGACGTTGTCATCCATCTGGCTTGGCTTTTCCAGCCGACCAGGCATCCCGCGGTGACGTGGGAGAACAACGTCATCGGGGCGATCCGGGTCTTCGAGGCCGCGGCGGCAGAAAACGTGAAGGCGATCGTCTATGCGTCATCGGTTGCGGCCTACTCGGCGGCGGATCCGGATCGGCATGTCGACGAGAGTTGGTCGACCGACGGCTGGGGCGCGGCGGCCTACCCGCGTGAAAAGGCATACGTCGAACGGTGGCTCGACGGTTTCGAAGCGCGCCATCCAGCGGTCCGCGTGGTCCGGATGCGACCCGGCTTCATCTTCAAACGGACGTCCGCGACCTCCCAGCGCCGTCTGTTCGGCGGCCCTTTCGTGCCCGGCCGGCTGGCCCGCCCACAACGGTTGCCGGTGGTGCCGCGCATACCCGGATTGAGCGTGCAGGTGGTCCACACCGACGACGTCGCGGCCGCATATGTCGCGGCGGCACTGGGATCCGCCAGGGGCGCCTTCAACCTCGGTTCGGAGCCTGCGGTGGATTCGGACTTCCTCGCGGATTACTGCGATGCCCGCTGCGTGGCGGTCCCGTCACGTCTGGTCACAGCAGTCCTGGGTATCGCCTGGCGGTGTCGGCTGGTGCCGGCGACTCCCGGACTGTTCGACACCGTCATGCACCTACCGCTGCTCGACAGCACCCGAGCACGAGAAGAGTTGTCGTGGAACCCGCGAGAGCCACGCGCAGTGCTCGACGAGTTCCTCGACGGACTGCGGGCCGGGGCGGGTGCGCCGACGCAACCCCTCGCGCCGGACAGCCCGCAGCGCCGGCTACACGAAGTACGTACCGGCATCGGCGAACACGACACCTGA
- a CDS encoding ElyC/SanA/YdcF family protein, whose translation MHPVARAVLVVVVTVELIITIAATWVYASSSGRVLDAADVPAGSTALVLGSLVHDGEPGDYVRGRLDTAVDLYRTGRVSRIINSGNGSAAAGDEPAVMRSYLEDHGVVGDDITDDPHGMDTEASCRRADEDFGVRAAVIVTQDFHLTRAIALCRSLGIDATGVAARCDCPAWTVVRNHLRELALARPRALLSVVGGP comes from the coding sequence GTGCATCCGGTAGCCCGGGCGGTCCTCGTCGTCGTCGTGACCGTCGAGCTGATCATCACGATCGCAGCCACCTGGGTGTACGCCTCGTCGTCGGGACGGGTGCTCGATGCGGCTGACGTCCCGGCCGGTTCGACGGCACTGGTACTGGGATCGCTGGTGCACGACGGCGAGCCCGGAGACTACGTGCGCGGCCGCCTCGACACCGCGGTGGACCTCTACCGCACCGGCAGAGTCTCGCGGATCATCAACTCGGGCAACGGTTCTGCTGCGGCGGGCGACGAGCCCGCGGTGATGCGGAGTTATCTCGAGGATCACGGCGTCGTCGGTGACGACATCACCGACGATCCGCACGGGATGGACACCGAGGCGAGTTGTCGGCGCGCCGACGAGGATTTCGGCGTCCGCGCCGCAGTGATCGTCACACAGGACTTTCATCTGACGCGGGCGATCGCCTTGTGCCGCAGCCTGGGTATCGACGCGACCGGAGTCGCTGCGCGGTGTGACTGCCCGGCGTGGACGGTCGTGCGCAACCATCTTCGCGAACTCGCGTTGGCACGCCCGCGAGCGTTGCTGAGCGTGGTCGGCGGACCGTGA
- a CDS encoding wax ester/triacylglycerol synthase family O-acyltransferase: MPYMPVTESMFLIAETREQPMHVGGLQLFVPREGQTGAELAEEIFETFQACTDVRSLFRKRPASPATLLGHVAWSYDEEIDFDYHVRRAVLPRPGRVRELLRYVSLNHSALLDRTRPMWEFHIIDGLDDGRVATYTKVHHSLVDGVSALRLLENSLSTDPDDRTGTAIWDPALTRRRREASTRSRTPRLPDVAGLAGQIVGAAGQIVGALPAAAKVAWTAVTDDDFAAPFTPAPRTMLDVSIGSARRFAAQQWPLQRLRAITQQLDITLNDVVVAMCAGALRSYLIDRDNLPDAPLIAAVPVSMHTDDTSEGNLVTAMMANLATDQPDPERRLATVIASTRKSKQVIRGLSPLQALMFGAATFAPLALAPVPGFVRYTPPQFNLIISNVPGPSQPMYWNGARLDGAYPVSIAMEGLALNITVTTTADQVNFGLIGARKELPSLQRLLTHLDTALEELEKVAGIST, translated from the coding sequence ATGCCGTACATGCCGGTCACCGAATCCATGTTCCTGATCGCCGAGACCCGCGAGCAGCCGATGCATGTCGGTGGGCTCCAACTGTTCGTTCCCCGGGAGGGCCAGACGGGAGCCGAACTCGCCGAAGAGATCTTCGAGACCTTTCAGGCGTGCACCGACGTCCGCAGCCTGTTCCGAAAACGTCCGGCCTCTCCGGCGACGTTGCTCGGCCACGTGGCGTGGTCGTACGACGAGGAGATCGACTTCGACTATCACGTCCGGCGGGCGGTGCTCCCGCGACCGGGCCGGGTACGCGAGTTGCTGCGCTACGTCTCGCTCAATCACAGTGCCCTGCTCGATCGCACGCGTCCGATGTGGGAGTTCCACATCATCGACGGTCTCGATGACGGCCGGGTCGCGACCTACACAAAGGTCCACCACTCGCTCGTCGACGGCGTCTCCGCGCTACGACTCCTGGAGAACTCGCTGTCGACCGATCCCGACGACCGGACGGGAACCGCGATCTGGGACCCGGCCCTGACGCGCAGGCGTCGCGAGGCGTCGACCAGATCGCGTACCCCGAGGCTCCCCGATGTCGCCGGGCTGGCCGGACAGATCGTCGGTGCGGCGGGGCAGATCGTCGGGGCGTTGCCCGCGGCGGCGAAGGTCGCGTGGACTGCCGTCACCGACGACGACTTCGCCGCACCGTTCACGCCCGCACCACGCACCATGCTCGATGTCTCGATCGGCAGTGCACGCCGTTTTGCCGCGCAGCAGTGGCCGCTGCAGCGGCTCCGGGCCATCACCCAGCAACTCGACATCACGCTCAACGACGTGGTGGTCGCGATGTGTGCCGGAGCGCTGCGTTCCTACCTCATCGACCGCGACAACCTCCCCGACGCGCCGCTGATCGCCGCGGTGCCGGTGTCCATGCACACCGACGACACCTCCGAAGGCAATCTCGTCACCGCGATGATGGCGAACCTGGCGACCGACCAGCCCGACCCGGAACGACGACTGGCCACGGTGATCGCCTCGACGCGCAAGTCGAAGCAGGTCATCCGTGGCCTCAGCCCGTTGCAGGCACTGATGTTCGGAGCAGCCACGTTCGCGCCGCTCGCCCTGGCACCCGTCCCCGGGTTCGTGCGCTATACGCCACCTCAGTTCAACCTGATCATCAGTAACGTGCCCGGGCCGTCGCAGCCGATGTACTGGAACGGCGCCCGCCTCGACGGCGCGTACCCCGTGTCGATCGCCATGGAAGGACTGGCGCTCAACATCACCGTCACCACCACGGCAGACCAGGTGAACTTCGGACTGATCGGCGCCCGTAAGGAACTGCCCAGTCTGCAGCGGCTCCTGACCCATCTCGACACCGCGCTCGAAGAACTGGAGAAGGTCGCGGGCATTTCGACGTGA
- a CDS encoding acyltransferase yields MQSADTIARSGQKVSSAGRKAYLHHLDLIRATTFSLVIFVHCLTQTTDEFNSLPVNTASLLLHFTRNTFFALTGFVLMYQNFDKADFSTTGFWRKRIKLVIFPYLIWSAIYWLVQEVWAKDRIGDVLSNPVSSLAEFGRLAGWGLSGFQMYFLFVMLQVYLLFPLVLWLVRATRGHHGKLLAGSLAVQLAITATITFWHPPAPVAEYWWHHYATFVPYQFFILYGAVAAVHREAIARWLAGKGWWLFGALLTTGAIAVGTYLSGVWFGGKPVHDNDSAFRPTLIPFIVVAITCLYAAAAHWASNWRDGTPRFARAVSFASNRSFGVFLGHVLVLYFVLTPRSGDQAWLVATLGQPWGTLVTYIATIAGSLLLVEILRRLPGSLYLTGRPRLPLPVRR; encoded by the coding sequence ATCCAGAGCGCCGACACGATCGCACGCTCCGGCCAGAAGGTCAGCTCCGCAGGCCGAAAGGCTTATCTCCACCATCTCGACCTGATCCGGGCGACCACGTTCTCACTGGTGATCTTCGTCCACTGCCTCACGCAGACCACCGACGAGTTCAACAGCTTGCCTGTCAACACAGCATCGTTGCTGCTGCATTTCACCCGCAACACCTTCTTTGCGTTGACCGGCTTCGTGCTGATGTATCAGAACTTCGACAAGGCCGACTTCAGCACCACCGGCTTCTGGCGTAAGCGCATCAAGCTGGTCATCTTCCCGTACCTCATCTGGTCAGCGATCTATTGGCTCGTCCAGGAGGTGTGGGCGAAGGATCGCATCGGCGACGTGCTGTCGAATCCGGTCAGCAGCCTCGCCGAGTTCGGCCGGCTGGCCGGCTGGGGTCTGTCCGGCTTCCAGATGTACTTCTTGTTCGTCATGCTGCAGGTGTACCTGTTGTTCCCGTTGGTCCTGTGGCTGGTGCGAGCGACCCGTGGTCATCACGGAAAGCTCCTGGCGGGAAGCCTCGCCGTACAGCTCGCCATCACGGCCACCATCACCTTCTGGCATCCGCCCGCTCCCGTCGCCGAGTACTGGTGGCATCACTACGCGACGTTCGTCCCGTATCAGTTCTTCATCCTGTACGGCGCGGTGGCCGCGGTGCACCGTGAGGCCATCGCCCGATGGCTCGCCGGCAAGGGCTGGTGGCTGTTCGGTGCGTTGCTGACGACCGGCGCCATCGCCGTCGGCACGTACCTGTCCGGCGTCTGGTTCGGCGGGAAGCCGGTGCACGACAACGACTCCGCCTTCCGCCCCACGCTTATCCCCTTCATCGTGGTCGCCATCACCTGCCTGTACGCGGCTGCGGCACACTGGGCGAGCAACTGGCGCGACGGCACACCGCGATTCGCGCGGGCCGTCTCGTTCGCATCCAACCGCTCGTTCGGCGTCTTCCTCGGACATGTCCTGGTGTTGTACTTCGTGCTCACACCGAGATCCGGTGACCAGGCCTGGCTGGTGGCCACCCTCGGGCAGCCATGGGGCACGTTGGTCACCTACATCGCCACGATCGCAGGCTCGCTGCTGCTGGTGGAGATCCTGCGGCGACTGCCAGGGTCGCTGTACCTCACCGGTCGGCCCCGCCTGCCGCTCCCGGTCCGACGCTGA
- the nrfD gene encoding NrfD/PsrC family molybdoenzyme membrane anchor subunit, with product MNERRTGVPDDPVAPPEREAVTGAAEPAPRRKRRRGRGEQLMVPDAEFQSYYGKPILNGPTWAATDIAGYLFLGGLAGGSSVLAAGAHLTGRPRLAHGLKIGAVGAISASVAALVHDLGKPSRFVNMLRVLKPSSPMSVGSWLLSVYGPAAGVAAISEVTGRLPRLGSAATVAAAATGPAVAAYTAVLISDTAVPAWHEGHVEMPYLFVGSASLAAGGLGMLVAPVREAGPARRAVGLGAAVELGAEELMRQRMGLPGETLRNGKAGRLIRTARVLGLFAATAALTKADDSRPLSMVAGAAALAGSACMRFGLFDAGVQSTRDPKYVVVPQKESNH from the coding sequence ATGAACGAGCGCCGCACGGGCGTCCCCGACGATCCCGTCGCCCCGCCGGAGCGAGAGGCCGTCACCGGAGCCGCGGAGCCCGCGCCCCGGCGCAAGCGCCGGCGCGGCCGTGGTGAGCAGTTGATGGTCCCCGACGCCGAGTTCCAGAGTTACTACGGCAAACCGATCCTCAACGGACCGACCTGGGCGGCCACCGACATCGCCGGGTATCTGTTCCTGGGCGGCCTGGCCGGTGGTTCGTCGGTGCTGGCCGCCGGGGCGCACCTCACCGGGCGGCCGCGTCTCGCACACGGACTCAAGATCGGCGCGGTCGGCGCGATCTCGGCATCGGTCGCCGCACTTGTGCACGACCTGGGCAAGCCGTCCCGATTCGTCAACATGCTGCGCGTGCTGAAGCCCAGCTCTCCGATGAGCGTCGGGTCGTGGCTGCTCTCGGTGTACGGTCCGGCCGCCGGCGTCGCGGCGATCAGTGAAGTGACCGGACGCCTCCCCCGGCTGGGATCGGCGGCGACCGTGGCCGCGGCCGCCACCGGACCGGCCGTCGCCGCGTACACGGCGGTCCTCATCAGCGATACCGCGGTACCCGCGTGGCACGAGGGACATGTGGAGATGCCGTATCTGTTCGTCGGTTCCGCGTCGTTGGCCGCCGGCGGTCTCGGCATGCTCGTGGCCCCGGTCCGGGAGGCCGGTCCCGCGCGCCGTGCCGTGGGTCTCGGAGCCGCGGTGGAGCTGGGCGCCGAGGAGCTCATGCGGCAGCGCATGGGCCTCCCCGGAGAGACCTTGCGCAACGGGAAGGCGGGCCGGCTGATCCGCACCGCCCGCGTGCTCGGACTGTTCGCGGCCACCGCTGCCCTCACCAAGGCGGACGATTCGCGGCCGCTGTCGATGGTCGCGGGTGCCGCAGCCCTCGCCGGTTCTGCATGTATGCGCTTCGGGCTGTTCGATGCGGGTGTCCAGTCCACCCGTGACCCGAAGTACGTCGTCGTGCCCCAGAAGGAATCGAACCACTAG
- a CDS encoding (Fe-S)-binding protein, with protein sequence MTSTTIAIGTITTIVSLFCWAIFFQGVGRMVLTISKGQKIDRARIFPILPRMKTVVVEFAAHTRMAKFRTVGWAHWLVMVGFLLGFIFVFEAYGQAFSPNFHWPWLGTWGPYVLAEELLGWATVIGGITLVVIRQLNHPRVPERMSRFAGSNFSAAYFVEAVVVIEGLGMLGVKLFKIASGIEHAPIWASPTLHYIAMPFEGVPEWSVSAMAVVKLLSAMIWLAVVGRNINWGVAWHRFAAFFNIYFKREIDGGVALGAAKPMMSQGKVLDMETADPDVDAFGAGKIEDFSWKGWLDFTTCTECGRCQSQCPAWNTGKPLSPKLLIMSLRDHGYAKAPYLLAGGKKDMGGDEVGLVDADGNVLDDKLNAIPEAARAEAARKLVGESKGALGGGNGIESVDGEFDPSELGAVIDTETLWSCTTCGACVEQCPVDIEHVDHILDMRRYQVLIESDFPTELAGMFKNLENKGNPWGQNSSARTNWIDEMDIEIPVFGKDVESFEGFEYLFWVGCAGAYEDRAKKTTKAVAELLDISAVNFLVLGEGETCTGDSARRAGNEFLFQMLAQQNIEMLGEVFATAPQQRKKIVVTCAHCFNALGNEYPQLGATYEVVHHTQLLNRLVREKRLVPVAPLGEGVTYHDPCYLGRHNKVYDAPRELMGAAGSTLTEMPRHGERSMCCGAGGARMWMEENIGKRINIDRVDEALDTLGTPNGDAPQKVATGCPFCRVMLTDGVTARTSGTEREGKVEVVDVAQLLLESVKRGAPEVSRGGRYLGPASVPAAAASAAPATEEKEAEAAPAAAAATATEVAPKPKVGLGMKGGKKPGAAGKTAAPAAEKATESPGAAPADAEKKPAAKGFGMKGGAKRPGAAKSETASAAPAPAEAESSSAVESAATEKKPAAKGFGMGSAKRPGAKKPNAAAADAGVTAAAENQVAESESAPEAAPTADTEAAGAAAVTEEKPAKAKGFGMAAGKKRPGGAGKAAAAPAAAAPSTQAEPAAAESPSAPAEPSAPQAEAPSETSAAAVTEEKPAKAKGFGMSAGKKRPGSFGKPAAGAAAAPAADPVPEAEVSEPAAEPEAEPDAQPEGAVESESGSDESAPSSNGGRTIAEAGASKAKGFGIAAGKKRPGHS encoded by the coding sequence GTGACATCCACGACGATTGCCATCGGCACGATCACCACGATTGTCAGCCTCTTCTGCTGGGCGATCTTCTTCCAGGGCGTCGGAAGAATGGTCTTGACCATCAGCAAGGGCCAGAAGATCGATCGGGCCCGGATCTTCCCCATCCTGCCGCGGATGAAAACCGTGGTCGTCGAGTTCGCGGCGCACACCAGGATGGCGAAGTTCCGAACGGTCGGCTGGGCCCACTGGCTGGTGATGGTGGGCTTCCTGCTCGGCTTCATCTTCGTCTTCGAGGCCTACGGACAGGCCTTCAGCCCCAACTTCCACTGGCCGTGGCTGGGCACGTGGGGGCCGTACGTCCTCGCAGAGGAACTGCTCGGCTGGGCAACGGTCATCGGCGGAATCACCCTGGTCGTCATCCGGCAGCTGAATCACCCGCGCGTGCCGGAGCGCATGTCCCGGTTCGCGGGTTCGAACTTCAGCGCCGCGTACTTCGTCGAAGCGGTCGTCGTCATCGAGGGCCTCGGCATGCTCGGCGTGAAGCTGTTCAAGATCGCGTCGGGTATCGAGCACGCCCCGATCTGGGCCTCCCCCACGCTGCACTACATCGCGATGCCGTTCGAGGGCGTGCCCGAGTGGTCGGTCTCGGCGATGGCCGTCGTGAAGCTGCTGTCGGCGATGATCTGGCTCGCCGTGGTCGGCCGCAACATCAACTGGGGCGTCGCGTGGCACCGCTTCGCCGCCTTCTTCAACATCTACTTCAAGCGTGAGATCGACGGTGGCGTCGCGCTCGGCGCGGCGAAGCCGATGATGAGCCAGGGCAAGGTCCTGGACATGGAGACCGCAGACCCCGACGTGGACGCGTTCGGCGCGGGCAAGATCGAGGACTTCAGCTGGAAGGGCTGGCTGGACTTCACCACCTGCACCGAGTGTGGTCGCTGCCAGAGTCAGTGCCCGGCATGGAACACGGGCAAGCCGCTGTCGCCGAAGCTCCTCATCATGTCGCTCCGCGATCACGGATACGCGAAAGCGCCGTACCTGCTCGCCGGCGGCAAGAAAGACATGGGCGGTGACGAGGTCGGTCTCGTCGACGCCGACGGAAACGTGCTCGACGACAAGCTGAACGCGATTCCCGAGGCAGCCCGGGCGGAGGCCGCCCGCAAGCTGGTCGGCGAGAGCAAGGGCGCGCTCGGCGGCGGAAACGGTATCGAGTCCGTCGACGGTGAGTTCGACCCGTCGGAGCTCGGCGCCGTGATCGACACCGAGACCCTGTGGAGCTGCACCACCTGTGGCGCGTGCGTCGAGCAGTGCCCCGTCGACATCGAGCACGTCGACCACATCCTGGACATGCGCCGCTACCAGGTGCTGATCGAGTCGGACTTCCCGACCGAGCTCGCGGGCATGTTCAAGAACCTCGAGAACAAGGGCAACCCCTGGGGCCAGAACTCCTCGGCCCGGACCAACTGGATCGACGAGATGGACATCGAGATCCCGGTGTTCGGCAAGGACGTCGAATCCTTCGAGGGGTTCGAGTACCTCTTCTGGGTCGGTTGCGCCGGCGCCTATGAGGACCGCGCGAAGAAGACCACCAAGGCCGTCGCCGAACTCCTCGACATCTCCGCGGTGAACTTCCTCGTTCTCGGTGAAGGTGAGACCTGTACCGGCGACTCGGCTCGGCGTGCCGGCAACGAGTTCCTGTTCCAGATGCTCGCCCAGCAGAACATCGAGATGCTCGGCGAGGTCTTCGCCACTGCACCGCAGCAGCGGAAGAAGATCGTCGTCACCTGTGCCCACTGCTTCAACGCGCTGGGCAACGAGTACCCGCAACTCGGCGCGACGTATGAGGTGGTCCACCACACGCAACTGCTCAACCGGCTGGTGCGCGAGAAGCGGCTCGTCCCGGTCGCGCCGCTCGGCGAAGGCGTCACCTACCACGACCCCTGCTACCTGGGTCGCCACAACAAGGTCTACGACGCTCCGCGCGAGCTGATGGGCGCCGCGGGGTCGACGCTCACCGAGATGCCGCGCCACGGCGAACGATCCATGTGCTGTGGCGCAGGCGGCGCGCGGATGTGGATGGAAGAGAACATCGGCAAGCGCATCAACATCGATCGCGTCGACGAGGCGCTCGATACTCTCGGGACTCCGAACGGTGATGCCCCGCAGAAGGTCGCGACCGGCTGCCCGTTCTGCCGCGTCATGCTGACCGACGGTGTCACCGCGCGCACCAGTGGCACCGAACGGGAAGGCAAGGTCGAGGTCGTCGACGTCGCCCAGTTGCTGCTCGAGTCGGTCAAGCGCGGTGCTCCCGAGGTGAGCCGCGGGGGTCGCTACCTGGGCCCGGCGTCGGTGCCGGCTGCCGCAGCGTCCGCCGCTCCGGCCACCGAGGAGAAGGAAGCCGAGGCGGCTCCGGCCGCGGCTGCCGCCACCGCCACCGAGGTCGCGCCGAAACCGAAGGTCGGACTGGGCATGAAGGGCGGCAAGAAGCCCGGCGCCGCAGGTAAGACCGCGGCCCCGGCCGCCGAGAAGGCCACCGAATCGCCGGGCGCCGCGCCGGCGGACGCCGAGAAGAAGCCGGCCGCCAAGGGATTCGGCATGAAGGGCGGAGCCAAGCGCCCGGGCGCCGCCAAGTCGGAGACCGCGTCCGCCGCGCCGGCACCGGCCGAAGCGGAGTCGTCGTCGGCCGTCGAATCGGCTGCCACCGAGAAGAAGCCCGCGGCAAAGGGATTCGGCATGGGCAGCGCGAAGCGTCCCGGCGCCAAGAAGCCCAACGCGGCAGCCGCCGACGCGGGTGTCACCGCTGCGGCAGAGAATCAGGTCGCGGAGTCGGAATCCGCTCCCGAAGCTGCGCCGACGGCAGACACCGAGGCCGCAGGCGCTGCTGCCGTGACCGAGGAAAAGCCCGCCAAGGCCAAGGGATTCGGCATGGCCGCCGGCAAGAAGCGGCCAGGCGGAGCCGGCAAGGCAGCGGCAGCTCCTGCAGCCGCCGCACCGTCGACCCAGGCCGAGCCCGCCGCGGCGGAGTCGCCGAGCGCGCCCGCGGAGCCATCGGCTCCGCAGGCGGAGGCGCCGAGCGAGACCTCAGCGGCCGCGGTCACCGAGGAAAAGCCCGCCAAGGCCAAGGGATTCGGGATGTCGGCCGGCAAGAAGCGACCGGGGTCGTTCGGCAAGCCGGCTGCAGGGGCTGCTGCCGCACCGGCCGCCGATCCGGTTCCCGAGGCAGAGGTTTCCGAGCCGGCGGCAGAACCCGAAGCAGAACCGGACGCGCAGCCGGAGGGGGCGGTCGAATCCGAGTCGGGCTCGGACGAGTCGGCGCCGTCGTCGAATGGCGGCCGGACCATCGCGGAGGCAGGCGCTTCCAAGGCGAAGGGCTTCGGCATCGCGGCGGGCAAGAAGCGCCCCGGCCACAGCTGA
- a CDS encoding 4Fe-4S dicluster domain-containing protein codes for MAAPQHHSLQSDDPPNGGGYGDDPSPRYGFFTDTSVCIGCKACEVACKEWNAIPEDGLEFSGNSYDNTGGLGAGTWRHVAFIEQRKPLGEQRSEAGAAVDLGLPEFARPGDDVEGERTEFRWLMSSDVCKHCTHAACLDVCPTGSLFRTEFGTVVVQEDICNGCGYCVSACPYGVIDQRKEDGRAWKCTLCYDRLGEGMEPACAKACPTDSIQFGVLDDLRERADERLAQLHDAGVDDARLYGRDPDDGVGGDGAFFLLLDEPEVYGLPPNPVVTTRDLPQMWKHAGAAAGAMLAGLGALFLGRQR; via the coding sequence ATGGCTGCGCCGCAACACCACTCGCTGCAGAGTGACGATCCTCCCAACGGCGGAGGGTACGGCGACGACCCCTCTCCGCGCTACGGCTTCTTCACCGACACCAGCGTGTGTATCGGTTGCAAGGCGTGCGAGGTCGCGTGCAAGGAGTGGAACGCGATCCCCGAGGACGGGCTCGAATTCTCGGGGAACTCTTACGACAACACGGGCGGCCTCGGCGCCGGCACGTGGCGTCACGTCGCGTTCATCGAACAGCGCAAACCATTGGGAGAACAGCGGAGTGAGGCGGGCGCCGCGGTCGACCTCGGCTTGCCGGAGTTCGCGCGGCCGGGCGACGACGTCGAGGGCGAGCGCACCGAGTTCCGCTGGTTGATGTCCTCGGACGTGTGTAAGCACTGCACGCACGCGGCATGTCTGGACGTCTGCCCGACCGGATCGCTGTTTCGCACCGAGTTCGGCACCGTGGTGGTGCAAGAAGACATCTGCAACGGCTGCGGTTACTGCGTTTCCGCCTGCCCGTACGGCGTCATCGACCAGCGGAAGGAGGACGGCCGCGCATGGAAGTGCACGCTCTGCTACGACCGCCTGGGCGAGGGTATGGAACCTGCGTGCGCCAAAGCGTGCCCCACCGATTCCATCCAGTTCGGGGTTCTCGACGACCTGCGCGAACGGGCCGATGAGCGGTTGGCACAGTTACACGATGCCGGAGTCGACGACGCGCGACTCTATGGCCGCGACCCGGACGACGGAGTCGGCGGCGACGGCGCGTTCTTCCTGCTGCTCGACGAGCCCGAGGTCTACGGCCTCCCTCCGAATCCTGTTGTGACCACCCGTGATCTACCACAGATGTGGAAGCACGCCGGTGCGGCGGCGGGGGCCATGCTCGCCGGACTCGGCGCACTGTTCCTGGGAAGGCAGCGATGA